A region from the Triticum urartu cultivar G1812 chromosome 1, Tu2.1, whole genome shotgun sequence genome encodes:
- the LOC125507614 gene encoding multidrug resistance protein 2-like isoform X1, translating to MMRHRARSSPSSPLTPSSSTRVKKIFGFSVSLILINLASIMERADENLLPAVYKEVGAAFNAGPTDLGYLNFVMNFLKSIASPLAGILALHYDRPAVLAIGTVFWALSTGAVGVSQHFQQVAFWRAINGLGLAIVIPALQSFIADSYKDGTRGAGFGLLSLIGAVGGIGGSIVATLMAGKDYWGLPGWRLAFIMVALVSFIIGILVYLYSTDPRRIPGNHLLDDDDYERSHLSSKDVLPPTSIWMDSWVAMKSVMKVKTFQIIVLQGIIGSLPWTAIVFFTMWFELIGFDNRSSAALNSLFAIGCASGALLGGVLADRLSRHYPDSARIMCAQFSAFMGIPFSWILLTVIPQSTDYWFAYAVTLFFMGITISWCATSANNPMFAEVVPPKHRTMIYAFDRAFEGSFASLAAPAVGLVTEKIYGYDAKTVNIANGSAQGAYALSRGLLTMMILPFGICVLFYSPLYLVFKHDRDNAKVARFKDQELI from the exons ATGATGAGGCACAGAGCTCGCTCTTCCCCCAGCTCCCCTCTCACCCCATCCTCCAGCACGAG AGTGAAGAAGATATTTGGTTTCTCCGTATCTCTCATCCTCATCAATCTGGCTTCTATTATGGAGCGTGCTGATGAGAATCTTCTTCCAGCAGTTTACAAGGAAGTCGGTGCAGCCTTCAATGCTGGTCCCACTGACCTGGGATACCTTAATTTTGTAATGAACTTTCTTAAGTCGATAGCATCGCCCTTGGCCGGCATCCTTGCTCTTCACTATGATCGCCCAGCAGTGCTTGCAATAGGAACTGTCTTCTGGGCCTTATCAACAGGGGCTGTTGGTGTTAGCCAGCATTTTCAGCAGGTTGCATTCTGGAGAGCTATAAATGGCCTTGGACTTGCCATTGTAATACCAGCACTTCAGTCGTTCATAGCGGATAGCTACAAAGATGGTACACGCGGAGCTGGGTTTGGTTTGTTAAGCCTCATCGGTGCAGTAGGAGGTATAGGTGGTAGTATTGTGGCAACACTCATGGCTGGGAAGGACTACTGGGGATTGCCCGGGTGGCGTCTTGCTTTTATTATGGTTGCGCTTGTCAGCTTCATAATTGGAATTCTTGTCTACTTGTATTCTACTGATCCAAGAAGAATCCCTGGAAATCATCTTCTTGATGACGACGACTACGAGAG GTCACATCTGTCCAGCAAAGATGTTCTTCCTCCGACCTCTATCTGGATGGATTCTTGGGTAGCAATGAAGAGTGTCATGAAAGTGAAGACATTTCAGATCATTGTGTTGCAGGGGATAATTGGCTCATTGCCCTGGACCGCCATAGTTTTCTTCACCATGTGGTTTGAACTCATTG GTTTTGACAATAGGAGTTCTGCAGCATTGAACAGCCTATTCGCCATTGGGTGCGCCAGTGGAGCTCTCCTTGGTGGTGTACTAGCAGACCGCCTGTCACGGCACTATCCCGATTCTGCACGCATCATGTGCGCTCAGTTTAGCGCCTTCATGGGCATTCCTTTCTCATGGATCCTTCTTACAGTCATTCCTCAGTCAACTGACTACTGGTTTGCCTACGCCGTCACACTCTTCTTCATGGGTATCACCATCAGCTGGTGTGCTACTTCCgcaaacaaccccatgttcgcGGAGGTAGTCCCTCCCAAGCACCGCACCATGATCTACGCCTTCGACCGGGCTTTTGAGGGTTCATTCGCCTCACTGGCCGCTCCTGCTGTTGGCTTGGTCACTGAGAAGATATATGGCTACGACGCCAAGACTGTAAACATCGCAAACGGATCAGCACAAGGGGCGTATGCGCTGTCGAGAGGGCTACTAACCATGATGATCCTTCCTTTTGGTATCTGTGTCCTGTTCTATAGCCCTTTGTACCTTGTGTTCAAGCACGACAGAGACAATGCCAAGGTAGCCAGATTCAAGGACCAGGAGCTAATCTGA
- the LOC125507614 gene encoding uncharacterized protein LOC125507614 isoform X2 — MNFLKSIASPLAGILALHYDRPAVLAIGTVFWALSTGAVGVSQHFQQVAFWRAINGLGLAIVIPALQSFIADSYKDGTRGAGFGLLSLIGAVGGIGGSIVATLMAGKDYWGLPGWRLAFIMVALVSFIIGILVYLYSTDPRRIPGNHLLDDDDYERSHLSSKDVLPPTSIWMDSWVAMKSVMKVKTFQIIVLQGIIGSLPWTAIVFFTMWFELIGFDNRSSAALNSLFAIGCASGALLGGVLADRLSRHYPDSARIMCAQFSAFMGIPFSWILLTVIPQSTDYWFAYAVTLFFMGITISWCATSANNPMFAEVVPPKHRTMIYAFDRAFEGSFASLAAPAVGLVTEKIYGYDAKTVNIANGSAQGAYALSRGLLTMMILPFGICVLFYSPLYLVFKHDRDNAKVARFKDQELI, encoded by the exons ATGAACTTTCTTAAGTCGATAGCATCGCCCTTGGCCGGCATCCTTGCTCTTCACTATGATCGCCCAGCAGTGCTTGCAATAGGAACTGTCTTCTGGGCCTTATCAACAGGGGCTGTTGGTGTTAGCCAGCATTTTCAGCAGGTTGCATTCTGGAGAGCTATAAATGGCCTTGGACTTGCCATTGTAATACCAGCACTTCAGTCGTTCATAGCGGATAGCTACAAAGATGGTACACGCGGAGCTGGGTTTGGTTTGTTAAGCCTCATCGGTGCAGTAGGAGGTATAGGTGGTAGTATTGTGGCAACACTCATGGCTGGGAAGGACTACTGGGGATTGCCCGGGTGGCGTCTTGCTTTTATTATGGTTGCGCTTGTCAGCTTCATAATTGGAATTCTTGTCTACTTGTATTCTACTGATCCAAGAAGAATCCCTGGAAATCATCTTCTTGATGACGACGACTACGAGAG GTCACATCTGTCCAGCAAAGATGTTCTTCCTCCGACCTCTATCTGGATGGATTCTTGGGTAGCAATGAAGAGTGTCATGAAAGTGAAGACATTTCAGATCATTGTGTTGCAGGGGATAATTGGCTCATTGCCCTGGACCGCCATAGTTTTCTTCACCATGTGGTTTGAACTCATTG GTTTTGACAATAGGAGTTCTGCAGCATTGAACAGCCTATTCGCCATTGGGTGCGCCAGTGGAGCTCTCCTTGGTGGTGTACTAGCAGACCGCCTGTCACGGCACTATCCCGATTCTGCACGCATCATGTGCGCTCAGTTTAGCGCCTTCATGGGCATTCCTTTCTCATGGATCCTTCTTACAGTCATTCCTCAGTCAACTGACTACTGGTTTGCCTACGCCGTCACACTCTTCTTCATGGGTATCACCATCAGCTGGTGTGCTACTTCCgcaaacaaccccatgttcgcGGAGGTAGTCCCTCCCAAGCACCGCACCATGATCTACGCCTTCGACCGGGCTTTTGAGGGTTCATTCGCCTCACTGGCCGCTCCTGCTGTTGGCTTGGTCACTGAGAAGATATATGGCTACGACGCCAAGACTGTAAACATCGCAAACGGATCAGCACAAGGGGCGTATGCGCTGTCGAGAGGGCTACTAACCATGATGATCCTTCCTTTTGGTATCTGTGTCCTGTTCTATAGCCCTTTGTACCTTGTGTTCAAGCACGACAGAGACAATGCCAAGGTAGCCAGATTCAAGGACCAGGAGCTAATCTGA
- the LOC125507630 gene encoding microtubule-associated protein RP/EB family member 1C-like, which yields MSVSNIGMMDGAYFVGRNEILAWINTTLQLGLAKVEEAASGAVACQLMDAAHPGAVPMHKVNFDAKNEYDMIQNYKVLQDVFNKLKITKHIEVNKLIKGRPLDNLEFMQWMKRYCDSVNGGFMTSYNASERRESSKGGKDTNRRTSGTSQAPAKSASTTHKAQPPSHAAKRANGHASNAPQRCAKPPPAYDAQMTELKLLVDSAEKERDFYFSKLRDVEILCQSPEVEHLPIVKAIQKILYASEDDPSTVAEAQAEMVAQQNQMQQQPMLSPILEASEAPSITPKDSSEESLRQEAAAAHKRKSISDLEEFEMGSSSRMRLSDVSDVQLCGSPLMSFT from the exons ATGTCGGTCAGCAACATAGGGATGATGGACGGCGCCTACTTCGTGGGGCGGAACGAGATCCTCGCCTGGATCAACACTACCCTGCAGCTCGGCCTCGCCAAGGTCGAGGAG GCGGCGTCGGGCGCGGTGGCGTGCCAGCTCATGGACGCGGCGCACCCCGGGGCGGTGCCCATGCACAAGGTCAACTTCGACGCCAAGAACGAGTACGACATGATCCAGAACTACAAGGTCCTGCAGGATGTGTTCAACAAGCTGAAGATCACCAAG CACATTGAGGTTAATAAGCTCATCAAAGGAAGGCCCCTAGACAACCTGGAGTTCATGCAGTGGATGAAAAGATACTGTGATTCTGTTAATGGTGGATTCATGACCAG CTACAATGCTTCCGAGAGAAGAGAAAGCAGCAAGGGTGGGAAAGACACCAACAGAAGGACATCAGGGACTTCCCAGGCGCCTGCCAAGTCTGCATCCACCACCCACAAAGCTCAGCCTCCGTCGCACGCAGCTAAGCGGGCCAACGGGCATGCTTCAAATGCTCCACAGCGGTGCGCAAAGCCGCCTCCAGCTTATGATGCACAG ATGACCGAGCTGAAACTCCTTGTTGATAGCGCCGAGAAAGAGAGAGATTTCTATTTCTCTAAGCTGCGGGACGTTGAGATCTTGTGCCAGAGCCCCGAGGTTGAGCATTTACCG ATTGTGAAGGCTATCCAGAAGATACTCTACGCTTCGGAGGACGACCCCTCGACGGTGGCGGAAGCCCAGGCAGAGATGGTGGCGCAGCAGAACCAGATGCAGCAGCAGCCAATGCTGAGCCCCATCCTGGAGGCGTCCGAGGCCCCAAGCATCACCCCCAAGGATTCTTCCGAGGAGAGCTTGAGGCAGGAAGCAGCGGCAGCACACAAGAGGAAGAGCATCTCGGACCTGGAGGAGTTCGAGATGGGGTCGAGCTCCAGGATGAGGCTCTCAGACGTCTCGGACGTGCAGCTGTGCGGCTCACCGTTGATGAGCTTCACCTGA